The following are encoded in a window of Candidatus Babeliales bacterium genomic DNA:
- a CDS encoding glycerol-3-phosphate acyltransferase: MIMVVVCPLLIFAYLVGSIPSGYLLCRFFFKIDITQHGSGNIGATNVARVLGNINFFFLILFFDALKAFLVMFVADLVLRSQGVMFNQNYLVLCAAALLFGNACSIFLRFKGGKGVATALGALLYLIPLYLVVLFVVAWACLFAITRQSFIASLGSIVLLTLYYGLLVNIDLMFYFFVVLCCWLVVRHKNNLSQFFNHNR, translated from the coding sequence ATGATAATGGTTGTTGTGTGTCCATTACTAATTTTTGCTTATTTAGTGGGTTCTATTCCTTCTGGCTACTTACTGTGCCGGTTTTTTTTTAAGATCGACATTACGCAGCATGGTTCGGGCAATATTGGTGCCACTAACGTTGCGCGCGTTTTGGGCAATATTAATTTCTTTTTTCTTATTCTCTTTTTTGATGCACTCAAAGCCTTTCTAGTAATGTTTGTTGCCGATCTTGTGCTGCGCAGTCAAGGGGTTATGTTCAACCAAAACTATTTGGTGTTGTGTGCGGCAGCGCTCTTGTTTGGTAATGCCTGCTCAATATTTTTGCGCTTTAAAGGTGGCAAGGGTGTGGCAACAGCACTTGGCGCGTTGTTGTACTTGATACCGCTTTATTTGGTTGTTTTATTTGTTGTAGCCTGGGCTTGTTTGTTTGCTATCACACGGCAATCATTTATTGCCTCGCTTGGTTCAATTGTACTGCTTACGTTGTACTATGGCCTTTTAGTCAACATTGACCTCATGTTTTATTTTTTTGTTGTGCTTTGTTGTTGGCTTGTGGTGCGGCACAAAAACAATTTGTCTCAATTTTTTAATCATAATCGCTAA
- the secD gene encoding protein translocase subunit SecD: protein MSAQSGLVRLLFAPVMFWVLVMIGGTYFMVSFDEKAMREAKQESSFTGYFKKMLGSMRLAGINKGIDIAGGTYLVLGVEVEKALENRLALENRSLDQLLTSKGLKTLPTSKTFNDGALELIFADEEVAKSCFNIIKEHRGTILNVKRSGVVVRATLTSDIDSALRVGAVEQAVNVLSTRLGNYGVEGNLVQQHGARQVVVQLPGLDDPDRVKAIVQKTAHLELKLVEESAAKAETLLDKFDGDLPQDKMIVPGRSDEGEPRRYFLVSAFPDMTGEHITDSRVEFDQYGKAQVGFVLDSVGADEFADITSNNVGKHLGIVIDNVMFSDPVIQGAIPGGKASITNIASQKEALDLSIVLRSGSLVAPLKFEQENRVGAKLGQDSVHKGIFSCLVALLLLFVFSIFYYKIPGLFAVFALMLNLFLILLFLSYFNATLTLPGIAGMVVSIGMGIDASILIYENIREHIAAGVPLRVAIDNGFKGVMPVILDSNITTFLTGAVLFYFGGPAIKGFAVTLMMGIVATILSGVYFLKSLFSFTMDRMGVRSIRF from the coding sequence ATGAGCGCTCAATCAGGTTTAGTCAGATTACTATTTGCTCCAGTCATGTTCTGGGTTCTTGTTATGATTGGCGGAACTTATTTCATGGTTTCTTTCGATGAAAAAGCGATGCGTGAAGCAAAGCAGGAAAGTTCGTTTACTGGCTATTTCAAAAAAATGCTTGGTTCTATGCGCTTGGCCGGTATCAATAAAGGTATTGATATTGCCGGTGGTACGTATCTTGTTTTGGGTGTTGAAGTTGAAAAGGCACTTGAAAATCGCTTAGCGTTAGAAAATAGATCTCTTGACCAATTGCTGACCAGCAAGGGTTTAAAAACATTGCCAACCTCAAAGACCTTTAACGATGGCGCGCTTGAGCTGATATTTGCTGACGAAGAAGTTGCAAAATCATGCTTCAACATTATTAAAGAACATCGTGGCACTATCTTGAATGTTAAACGTTCTGGTGTTGTGGTACGCGCAACCTTGACCAGCGATATCGACAGCGCTTTGCGCGTTGGTGCCGTTGAGCAGGCAGTTAACGTACTTTCTACGCGTTTGGGCAACTACGGCGTTGAAGGAAACTTGGTACAACAGCATGGCGCACGCCAAGTGGTGGTACAGCTGCCAGGCCTTGATGACCCTGACCGTGTTAAAGCAATTGTACAAAAGACTGCACATTTGGAACTTAAATTAGTTGAAGAAAGTGCTGCAAAAGCAGAAACGTTGCTTGATAAATTTGATGGCGATTTGCCACAAGATAAAATGATTGTTCCTGGTCGCTCTGATGAAGGTGAACCACGTCGTTATTTCTTGGTTTCAGCCTTTCCTGACATGACTGGCGAGCACATTACCGATTCTCGCGTTGAGTTTGACCAGTACGGCAAAGCGCAAGTTGGCTTTGTTTTAGACAGTGTTGGTGCTGATGAATTTGCTGATATTACATCAAACAATGTTGGCAAGCACTTGGGCATTGTAATTGACAATGTTATGTTCTCAGATCCGGTTATTCAAGGTGCCATTCCTGGCGGTAAAGCAAGCATTACCAACATTGCGTCACAAAAAGAAGCGCTCGATTTGTCGATCGTTTTGCGCTCTGGTTCATTGGTTGCGCCGCTCAAGTTTGAACAAGAGAACCGTGTTGGTGCAAAGTTGGGACAAGATTCTGTGCATAAAGGTATATTTTCTTGTTTGGTGGCGTTGCTTTTATTGTTTGTTTTTAGTATATTCTACTACAAGATTCCTGGGCTCTTTGCAGTATTTGCGTTGATGTTAAATTTGTTCCTGATTTTATTGTTCTTGTCATACTTCAACGCGACCTTAACCTTGCCTGGTATTGCCGGCATGGTGGTATCGATTGGGATGGGTATTGACGCTTCAATATTGATTTACGAAAATATTCGTGAGCATATTGCAGCGGGTGTTCCTCTTCGTGTTGCAATAGACAATGGTTTTAAAGGCGTAATGCCGGTTATCCTTGACTCAAACATTACCACATTCTTAACTGGTGCGGTGTTGTTTTACTTCGGCGGGCCTGCCATTAAGGGCTTTGCTGTAACGCTTATGATGGGTATTGTTGCTACAATCCTTTCAGGCGTGTACTTTTTGAAATCGCTCTTTTCATTTACCATGGACAGAATGGGTGTTCGTTCCATAAGATTTTAG